In the genome of Fluviispira vulneris, one region contains:
- the ruvB gene encoding Holliday junction branch migration DNA helicase RuvB, with protein METSVHANLENALTMQELAKEIIEPHLNLRPKSFEDYPGQERICENLKIYTKAAKMRGKMLDHCLFHGPPGLGKTTLAGIIAENMECQIKITSGPVIERAADLMGILASLESKTILFIDEIHRLPANVEEILYSAMEDMRLDILIGQGPTARTVKFDLPPFCLIGATTRAGSISAPLRDRFGIQEHLDYYSNESLCKIIMRSARIMHTNIEESAAQCLAKRCRGTPRIANQLLRRVLDFALVANKTIIDVEIIDRALERLGVDCEGLSHMDRDFLRIMHERYNGGPVGLEAISAALNEEKSTLEDVYEPYLVYRGFILRTARGRMLSPLGKEHLLKFI; from the coding sequence ATGGAAACAAGTGTTCATGCAAACCTGGAAAATGCTCTTACTATGCAAGAACTTGCTAAAGAAATCATTGAGCCACATTTAAACTTAAGACCAAAAAGTTTTGAAGATTATCCTGGACAAGAGCGCATCTGTGAAAATTTAAAAATATATACCAAAGCCGCTAAAATGCGGGGTAAAATGCTTGATCATTGCCTTTTTCATGGACCACCTGGTCTTGGCAAAACAACACTAGCAGGTATTATTGCAGAAAATATGGAATGTCAGATAAAAATAACTTCTGGCCCTGTTATTGAACGTGCTGCCGATCTTATGGGTATTCTTGCAAGTCTAGAAAGCAAAACAATTTTATTTATCGATGAAATCCATCGCCTACCAGCAAATGTTGAAGAAATTTTATATTCTGCAATGGAAGATATGCGCTTAGATATTTTAATCGGCCAAGGACCAACTGCACGAACTGTAAAATTCGACCTTCCACCTTTTTGTTTAATAGGAGCCACGACACGGGCCGGTTCTATTTCTGCTCCTTTAAGAGATCGTTTTGGTATACAAGAACATCTAGATTATTATTCCAATGAATCTCTTTGCAAAATCATTATGCGTAGTGCGCGTATTATGCATACAAATATTGAAGAAAGCGCTGCGCAATGCTTGGCGAAAAGATGCCGTGGAACACCTCGTATTGCCAACCAACTTTTACGCAGAGTTCTTGATTTTGCTTTAGTTGCTAATAAAACGATTATCGATGTGGAAATTATTGATAGAGCGCTTGAGCGATTGGGAGTAGATTGCGAAGGACTTTCGCATATGGATAGAGATTTTCTCAGAATAATGCATGAACGATATAATGGTGGACCTGTCGGTCTAGAAGCTATTTCCGCAGCACTCAATGAAGAAAAGAGCACTTTAGAAGATGTGTATGAGCCTTATTTAGTTTATCGTGGATTTATCTTAAGAACGGCAAGAGGACGAATGCTTTCTCCCTTAGGAAAAGAGCATTTATTAAAATTTATTTAA
- a CDS encoding substrate-binding periplasmic protein, with protein MSRSEGDMLDGFIKLIKNILILYFISFIPVYSEEVWKGACEANFPPYNYIKDGKMVGMDTEIVELVMHKIGVKYTKETYPWQTVVNYLEDNEIDFVWQMVETKERRNKFILIGPIREGIMVFMVRTDSNLKDWKKLEDFKLQKIGVVKGFNYTKEFDQNNNLNKVEFTNNHKLIQKLLEKDVDVIIGDLATLTYEAKEHEVFDKVRFLPSSIKKVPRFVAFSKKNINKSILFQQGLNNVIKSQEYKDIIDKYSKLKIK; from the coding sequence ATGAGCCGATCCGAGGGTGATATGTTAGATGGTTTTATTAAATTAATAAAAAATATTTTAATTTTATATTTTATTAGCTTTATCCCTGTTTACTCAGAAGAAGTTTGGAAAGGTGCATGTGAAGCAAATTTTCCACCATACAATTATATTAAAGATGGAAAAATGGTTGGGATGGATACAGAAATTGTAGAATTAGTTATGCATAAAATAGGAGTTAAATACACTAAAGAAACTTATCCTTGGCAAACTGTGGTCAATTATTTAGAAGATAACGAAATCGATTTTGTTTGGCAAATGGTAGAGACCAAAGAGAGAAGAAATAAGTTTATTCTTATAGGCCCAATTCGTGAAGGAATCATGGTCTTTATGGTGAGAACAGATTCAAACTTAAAAGATTGGAAAAAATTAGAAGACTTTAAGTTACAAAAAATTGGAGTGGTAAAAGGCTTTAACTATACAAAAGAATTTGATCAAAATAACAATTTAAACAAAGTTGAATTCACAAATAATCACAAACTTATACAGAAATTGTTAGAAAAAGATGTAGACGTTATCATAGGAGATCTTGCTACTCTAACTTACGAAGCAAAGGAACATGAGGTTTTTGATAAAGTGCGCTTTTTACCAAGTTCTATTAAAAAAGTTCCTCGCTTTGTTGCTTTTTCTAAGAAAAATATAAATAAATCGATTCTTTTTCAACAAGGACTTAATAATGTTATTAAGAGTCAGGAATACAAAGATATTATTGATAAATATTCAAAACTAAAGATTAAATAA
- a CDS encoding CobW family GTP-binding protein encodes MSHKEYPVTVVTGFLGSGKTTLLNRMLSENHGKKIAVILNEIGDVNLDSELVVQSIGEELKIMNNGCVCCTVRGDLTKICLDLIAKKIDFDHLVIETTGMADPSPVAQTFFMDENLRKYFFLDAVITVVDAKHIDQNLSEIKETQDQIGFADVILLNKIDTIKETEIAEVEKKIKHINSIARIFKTVNSNIQIAEVLGINAFDLQARAELNPDITKEYHEHNHDDAIQSIYLEEKRPLDMERLNRFMQLVIAELGNQVLRYKGVLNVKDEPNRIVFQGVHTTMGSNEDRPWGAGEERKTRMVFIGRHLPKEVLEEGLSLCIAK; translated from the coding sequence ATGAGTCACAAAGAATATCCAGTCACTGTTGTCACCGGATTCCTTGGTTCAGGAAAAACAACACTTCTTAACCGTATGCTTTCTGAAAACCATGGAAAGAAAATTGCGGTGATTTTAAATGAAATCGGTGATGTCAATTTAGATTCAGAATTGGTTGTGCAGAGTATTGGTGAAGAACTTAAAATCATGAATAACGGCTGTGTTTGCTGCACTGTCCGTGGTGATCTCACAAAAATCTGCCTCGATCTCATTGCTAAAAAAATTGATTTTGACCATCTTGTCATTGAAACGACTGGTATGGCTGATCCAAGCCCGGTTGCACAAACATTTTTTATGGACGAAAATCTGCGCAAGTATTTCTTTCTCGATGCTGTTATTACAGTTGTAGATGCAAAACATATCGATCAAAATTTATCTGAAATTAAAGAAACGCAAGATCAAATTGGATTTGCAGATGTTATTTTATTAAACAAAATAGATACAATTAAAGAAACAGAAATTGCAGAAGTTGAGAAAAAAATAAAACATATTAACTCAATTGCTCGCATTTTTAAAACTGTAAATTCCAATATTCAAATAGCAGAAGTTCTTGGCATTAATGCATTCGATTTGCAAGCAAGAGCAGAACTCAATCCAGACATAACAAAAGAATATCATGAACACAATCATGATGATGCTATTCAAAGTATTTATCTTGAAGAAAAACGTCCTCTCGACATGGAGCGCTTAAATAGATTTATGCAGCTTGTAATTGCTGAATTAGGTAATCAAGTTTTACGTTATAAAGGTGTCTTAAACGTAAAAGATGAGCCAAACCGTATCGTTTTTCAAGGTGTTCATACGACGATGGGAAGCAATGAAGACAGACCTTGGGGAGCGGGCGAAGAAAGAAAAACAAGAATGGTCTTTATTGGCAGACATCTGCCAAAAGAAGTATTAGAAGAAGGTTTATCTCTCTGTATTGCTAAGTGA
- a CDS encoding FliG C-terminal domain-containing protein, translated as MTPEQKAAAILALAGEENASQLVQNIPKHEIKRIFRAFSRLPQMTDKDIDKIAKEFLEIIKKINSEKHDFSIEKVKKILKSANGTLKDDNWFESISDAFIVDDIRRLLEIIDNRSLSNWLKNELPQTMSLVLSICTPEKSSALFKFMPESIRSELILRISQMNHVDTLELENLHEELEKLNKNFKTVITSAGGFEKILAVLQASPVEQRQKLLEGITLRDPDLAQKLQFELISVAKISELDALHLGILCSNLSDKILNLALRLEPTDIKEKYLSAVSKKRRHLLEESLNEGKVSKKEAEEAASLLVKKALSLKDEGKIVFPWEETLI; from the coding sequence ATGACTCCAGAGCAAAAAGCTGCAGCAATTCTTGCCTTAGCAGGAGAAGAAAACGCCAGTCAACTTGTACAAAACATACCAAAACATGAGATAAAAAGAATTTTTCGAGCATTTAGCCGTTTGCCACAAATGACAGACAAAGACATCGATAAAATTGCTAAAGAATTTTTAGAAATTATAAAAAAAATAAATTCTGAGAAACATGATTTCTCTATTGAAAAAGTAAAAAAAATATTAAAATCAGCAAATGGAACATTAAAAGATGACAATTGGTTTGAGAGTATTTCCGATGCTTTTATTGTGGATGATATTAGAAGACTCCTAGAAATAATTGATAATAGATCTCTGTCAAATTGGCTCAAAAATGAACTTCCACAAACCATGTCTCTCGTCTTGTCTATATGTACACCTGAAAAATCATCTGCACTTTTTAAATTTATGCCTGAGTCTATACGCTCAGAACTCATATTACGCATCAGTCAGATGAATCACGTTGACACCTTAGAACTTGAAAACTTGCATGAAGAACTCGAAAAATTAAATAAGAATTTTAAAACTGTCATCACCTCAGCAGGCGGATTCGAAAAAATTTTGGCAGTCCTCCAAGCTTCACCCGTTGAGCAGAGACAAAAACTGCTTGAAGGAATCACCTTAAGGGATCCAGACCTAGCCCAAAAACTACAATTTGAGCTGATATCAGTTGCAAAAATTTCCGAACTGGATGCTCTGCATTTAGGTATTTTATGCAGCAATCTCTCAGATAAAATTTTGAATTTAGCCCTCCGACTCGAGCCCACTGATATTAAAGAGAAATATTTAAGTGCCGTGTCTAAAAAAAGGAGGCATTTGCTAGAAGAAAGCCTGAATGAAGGAAAAGTTAGCAAAAAAGAGGCTGAAGAGGCGGCTTCTTTGCTTGTAAAAAAAGCATTGTCTTTGAAAGATGAGGGTAAAATAGTGTTTCCATGGGAAGAGACTTTGATATAA
- a CDS encoding acetoacetate--CoA ligase: MLLRKAFYYLSSDEATCLWEPSKERFESSNLVRFIKYINNKYSLNLSNYEELYNWSISTNTNDNGCEKFWSSLWDFCQIKAEIKGESILQNADDFINAQWFSQARLNFAENLLRKKNNETALYFRAENIFSRNISFQELQIQVSKLQQFLVEIGITANDRIALFVPNSIEAVVFLLAAASLGAICSFCSPDFGVQGVIDRFGQIEPILFIYTDKCVYNGKVIDSQDKVSEIIKNLPSLKNIICISYFNEKISLNMQRNIQNYSLHVYPEIIELYKEKELIFKQLPFNHPLYIMYSSGTTGIPKCIVHGAGGTLLQHLKEHILHCDFKANEKIFYYSTCGWMMWQWLVSALASECSLLLYDGSPFSPDSQVLLKYIDEEKAQFFGTSAKYIDSLKKSHCQPNTIYEFKTLKTIGSTGSPLQAESFDYVYESIKKDICLSSLSGGTDIISCFVLGNPIGKVYRGEIQTRGLGMKVEVFNENGESVVQQKGEMVCSFPFPSQPIYFWNDPEKIKYKASYFERFKNIWHHGDWIEITQHNGIIIYGRSDATLNPGGVRIGTAEIYRQVEQFEEVLECIAVDQNWKNDNRIILFLRLRESVTLTEKLITDIKSALRKNCSPRHVPAKIIAIPDIPKTKSGKIVEIAVRNTIHNIEIKNKESMANPECLAFFKNIIELNMD, translated from the coding sequence ATGCTCTTGAGAAAAGCATTTTATTATTTGTCGAGTGATGAAGCCACTTGTTTATGGGAACCATCTAAAGAAAGATTTGAGTCTTCTAATCTTGTTCGATTTATCAAATATATTAACAATAAATATTCGCTTAATCTTTCAAATTATGAAGAACTTTATAATTGGTCTATCTCAACAAATACGAATGACAATGGGTGTGAAAAATTTTGGTCTAGCCTTTGGGATTTTTGCCAAATAAAAGCAGAAATAAAGGGTGAAAGCATTTTACAAAATGCGGATGATTTTATAAATGCTCAATGGTTTTCTCAAGCACGACTCAATTTCGCAGAAAATTTACTTAGAAAAAAAAACAATGAAACTGCTCTCTATTTTCGGGCAGAGAATATTTTTTCTCGGAATATTTCGTTTCAAGAACTTCAAATACAAGTTTCTAAATTACAACAGTTTTTAGTTGAAATTGGTATAACAGCAAATGATCGAATTGCTTTATTTGTGCCCAACTCAATTGAAGCCGTTGTTTTCCTATTAGCTGCTGCAAGTTTGGGAGCTATTTGTTCCTTTTGTTCACCAGATTTTGGAGTGCAAGGGGTTATTGACCGCTTTGGGCAAATAGAACCTATTTTATTTATTTACACAGATAAATGTGTTTATAACGGGAAAGTTATTGATAGCCAAGATAAAGTAAGTGAGATTATAAAAAATCTTCCTTCTCTTAAAAATATTATTTGTATTTCATATTTTAATGAAAAAATTTCTTTAAACATGCAGAGAAATATTCAAAATTATTCTCTGCATGTTTATCCCGAAATAATAGAGTTGTATAAAGAAAAAGAGCTTATTTTTAAGCAGCTGCCTTTTAATCATCCACTCTATATTATGTATTCTTCTGGTACGACGGGGATCCCTAAATGCATTGTCCATGGGGCTGGAGGTACTCTTTTACAGCATTTAAAGGAACATATTCTTCATTGTGATTTTAAAGCGAATGAAAAAATATTTTATTATTCGACTTGTGGTTGGATGATGTGGCAATGGTTGGTCTCTGCATTGGCGTCCGAATGCTCTTTGTTACTTTATGATGGATCGCCTTTTTCACCTGATTCGCAAGTTTTATTAAAATATATTGATGAAGAAAAAGCTCAATTTTTTGGAACATCTGCAAAGTATATTGATTCCCTTAAGAAATCGCATTGTCAGCCAAACACGATTTATGAATTTAAAACATTAAAAACTATTGGTTCAACGGGATCGCCGTTACAAGCAGAAAGTTTCGATTATGTTTATGAAAGCATTAAGAAAGACATCTGCCTCTCCTCTCTTTCAGGTGGAACAGATATTATATCTTGCTTTGTATTAGGAAATCCCATTGGCAAAGTTTATCGAGGTGAGATTCAAACCCGTGGGTTAGGAATGAAAGTTGAAGTATTTAATGAAAATGGAGAAAGTGTTGTTCAACAAAAAGGAGAAATGGTTTGCTCATTTCCATTTCCATCCCAGCCGATTTATTTTTGGAATGATCCGGAAAAAATTAAATATAAAGCGAGTTATTTTGAGCGCTTTAAAAATATTTGGCATCATGGTGATTGGATAGAAATTACACAACACAATGGGATTATTATTTATGGGCGCTCTGATGCCACTTTAAATCCTGGTGGAGTGCGGATTGGAACGGCTGAAATATATCGACAAGTAGAGCAATTTGAAGAAGTATTAGAATGTATAGCAGTCGATCAAAACTGGAAAAACGACAATCGAATAATTCTATTTTTGCGTTTGCGTGAATCCGTCACCTTAACAGAAAAATTAATAACTGATATTAAAAGTGCTTTACGGAAAAATTGTTCACCGAGACATGTACCTGCAAAAATTATAGCAATTCCTGACATTCCAAAAACGAAATCAGGAAAAATTGTTGAAATAGCTGTGCGTAATACAATTCACAATATTGAGATAAAAAATAAAGAGTCCATGGCTAATCCTGAATGTCTTGCTTTTTTTAAAAATATAATAGAATTAAATATGGATTGA
- the ruvA gene encoding Holliday junction branch migration protein RuvA, with protein MIGSLRGILINKNPESILLDVNGVGYELEVPASTLCLLPPSNQETYIYVLTHVREDAIRLFGFISHFDKKVFQELISVSGVGPKAALALLGSVDGHDLCEIINCGQIAKLTAIPGIGPKTAERLILELKTKVQKLLARHKDDVEIQKSNITKNIAGSIITENKITQKIEQKIIRRQIVEDLKSGLTNLGYKDKQFTEVVNSFEQRMQLGEEITLEVALKEALCKLSERILQKN; from the coding sequence ATGATAGGTTCTTTGCGTGGAATATTAATTAACAAAAATCCAGAGAGTATTCTTTTGGATGTAAATGGAGTTGGCTATGAATTAGAAGTTCCTGCATCTACATTGTGCTTACTTCCTCCCTCAAACCAAGAAACCTATATCTATGTATTAACACACGTTAGAGAAGATGCTATTCGTTTATTTGGATTTATTTCTCATTTCGATAAAAAAGTCTTTCAAGAACTCATTTCTGTTTCAGGAGTCGGACCGAAAGCAGCACTTGCCCTGTTAGGTTCTGTGGATGGACACGATCTTTGTGAAATTATCAACTGTGGACAAATTGCAAAATTAACAGCCATCCCTGGAATTGGTCCAAAAACAGCTGAACGCCTCATTCTCGAACTTAAAACGAAAGTGCAAAAATTATTGGCTCGTCATAAAGATGATGTGGAGATTCAAAAATCAAATATCACTAAAAACATTGCAGGTTCAATAATAACTGAAAATAAAATCACCCAGAAAATTGAACAAAAAATAATTCGCAGACAAATTGTTGAAGATCTCAAAAGCGGACTGACAAATTTAGGTTATAAAGATAAGCAATTTACTGAAGTTGTGAATAGTTTCGAACAACGAATGCAACTTGGCGAAGAAATCACCTTAGAAGTTGCATTAAAAGAAGCACTCTGTAAACTTTCTGAAAGAATACTCCAAAAAAACTAA
- a CDS encoding EcsC family protein, with the protein MSKKLNESLIMKALDWAYSKAITQSLPGLDSAYSLAEDYLKEKGTLAEKVDSLIRWQNTKAAAFGFASGLGGFVTVPVAIPVNLASVMFVQVRMIAAIAIMNGYDVKDDRVKTMIFACMCGSAGGDILKNVGIDIGSKLLHTVIHKLSLETIQQINKAVGFRLLAKFGEKSAVNMGKAVPLIGAVIGGTFDAVTTNIIGEVAKKAFLNVDPDIKSE; encoded by the coding sequence ATGTCAAAGAAGTTAAATGAATCTCTAATTATGAAGGCACTCGATTGGGCTTATAGCAAAGCAATAACACAATCGTTGCCGGGGTTGGACAGCGCTTATTCGCTTGCAGAAGATTATTTAAAAGAAAAAGGGACACTTGCCGAGAAAGTGGATTCCCTTATCCGGTGGCAGAATACAAAAGCTGCGGCTTTTGGCTTTGCCTCTGGACTTGGTGGCTTTGTCACTGTGCCTGTAGCTATACCAGTAAATTTAGCGAGTGTTATGTTCGTTCAAGTGCGGATGATAGCAGCAATTGCGATTATGAACGGCTACGATGTGAAAGATGACAGAGTGAAAACGATGATCTTTGCTTGTATGTGCGGATCAGCGGGTGGTGATATTTTGAAAAATGTAGGGATCGACATTGGTTCAAAGTTATTGCATACAGTTATTCACAAATTGAGTTTAGAAACAATTCAACAAATAAATAAAGCCGTTGGTTTTCGTCTTTTGGCTAAATTTGGTGAAAAAAGCGCTGTCAATATGGGTAAAGCCGTTCCATTAATCGGAGCCGTTATTGGCGGAACATTCGATGCAGTCACGACGAATATCATTGGTGAAGTTGCAAAAAAAGCTTTTTTAAATGTAGATCCTGATATCAAATCTGAATAA
- a CDS encoding succinylglutamate desuccinylase/aspartoacylase domain-containing protein has product MNSKKEKLDFYLKEFMQLEKKFHGDPSNSLTLNFNKHKGHLVIAGLIHGNETGSLPAVLKCIKKLLDKDLSYGGKVTFLLGNIEAAQKDLRYIESDLNRSFGESYKGEFSNERKRAIELMPLLKSADVFIDLHQTIMPSLKPFYIFEMNHDSYHWARALGGASTLVTRKKGASFSQVGMCSDEYVRSLNKVGITLELGEQGFSESAEILAFSVLKRALNCMDKVFKSGIPIEKLSRKNSDFEFLTISHREPFDSPKKCLNTGFRNFHKLSKNMIVGADEKQNPLECPRDGYILFPKYPIRNSLGEASLPLPGEIYVIAEPTLIHPLNWLKT; this is encoded by the coding sequence TTGAATTCTAAAAAAGAAAAACTAGATTTTTATTTAAAAGAGTTTATGCAATTAGAAAAAAAATTTCATGGGGATCCATCAAACTCTCTCACTTTAAATTTTAATAAGCATAAAGGACATCTTGTAATTGCTGGACTTATCCATGGTAACGAAACAGGTTCACTTCCCGCAGTTCTTAAATGTATAAAAAAACTTTTAGATAAAGATCTCAGCTATGGTGGAAAGGTTACTTTTCTCCTTGGCAATATTGAGGCTGCCCAAAAAGATTTGCGTTATATTGAAAGCGATCTCAACCGTAGCTTCGGTGAGAGCTATAAAGGCGAATTCTCCAATGAGCGGAAACGCGCAATCGAACTTATGCCACTCTTAAAAAGTGCAGATGTTTTTATAGATCTCCATCAAACCATAATGCCTAGCCTCAAACCATTCTATATATTCGAAATGAATCATGATAGTTACCATTGGGCACGGGCACTGGGAGGAGCATCCACACTGGTCACTCGTAAAAAAGGAGCTTCCTTTTCCCAAGTTGGAATGTGCAGTGACGAATATGTCCGCAGTTTGAATAAAGTAGGCATTACCCTTGAACTGGGTGAACAGGGTTTTTCAGAATCAGCAGAAATTCTTGCGTTTTCTGTTCTGAAAAGAGCTCTTAATTGCATGGATAAAGTATTTAAAAGTGGTATCCCCATCGAAAAGCTGAGTCGAAAAAATAGCGACTTTGAGTTTTTAACTATTTCGCATAGAGAGCCCTTTGACTCCCCTAAGAAATGTTTAAATACTGGGTTCCGTAATTTTCACAAGCTTTCTAAAAATATGATCGTAGGCGCGGATGAAAAGCAGAATCCCTTAGAATGCCCAAGAGATGGGTATATTTTATTCCCAAAATATCCCATACGAAACAGCTTAGGCGAAGCATCTTTGCCCTTGCCAGGAGAGATTTACGTCATTGCAGAACCGACTCTTATTCATCCACTCAATTGGTTAAAAACTTAA
- a CDS encoding acyl-CoA thioesterase gives MSTVEQIEVKKQSEIKINENKYTRVTSHLVLSAHLNAANTLFGGLLIQWVDECAGIFVMEKLKTHLIVTKKISEVLYNEPSRLGDVLELLCRVKKVGKTSITVECVARAKQIDSDDRLRIILNCDLVFVKIDKFGKPSPHNFILEDN, from the coding sequence ATGTCAACTGTAGAACAAATCGAAGTCAAAAAACAAAGTGAAATTAAAATCAATGAAAACAAGTACACACGCGTAACATCGCATTTGGTATTGAGTGCACATCTAAATGCAGCAAATACACTTTTTGGTGGTTTGCTTATTCAGTGGGTCGATGAATGTGCTGGTATTTTTGTAATGGAAAAATTAAAAACACATCTTATTGTAACAAAAAAAATATCCGAGGTTTTATACAATGAGCCTTCTCGATTAGGCGATGTTCTTGAGCTATTATGTCGTGTAAAAAAAGTAGGTAAAACATCAATTACAGTGGAATGTGTGGCACGAGCAAAACAGATTGACAGCGATGACCGTCTCCGTATTATTCTAAACTGTGATCTGGTCTTTGTAAAAATAGATAAATTTGGGAAGCCCTCCCCGCATAATTTTATATTAGAGGATAATTAG
- a CDS encoding MIP/aquaporin family protein: MEDIVLGEFLGCIFLMLFGGGVVANCVLTKSKGLNTGWLAIAIGWGFAVMGAVFVAKSTGSVQADLNPAVTLAKYLLGGIYTLEQLTPIILAQFLGCFVGSVIVWLAYYSHWKETKDPSTILSVFSTGPAIRSSGANFMNEVIGTCVLVFGIGAIFGKATNNGAISPAMGPYFVGLLVWAVILSLGGATGCAINPARDLAPRIAHSLLPISGKGKSDWGYAWIPVLGPLVGGIFGALLWRAFL, translated from the coding sequence ATGGAAGATATTGTACTGGGTGAATTTTTAGGGTGCATTTTTTTAATGCTTTTTGGCGGAGGTGTCGTTGCGAATTGCGTGTTAACAAAATCAAAGGGTTTGAATACTGGGTGGCTGGCAATCGCGATAGGTTGGGGTTTTGCTGTCATGGGTGCTGTTTTCGTGGCTAAATCCACCGGTTCTGTCCAAGCAGATCTTAATCCTGCTGTAACACTCGCTAAGTATTTATTAGGGGGTATATATACATTAGAGCAACTCACACCAATCATTCTCGCTCAATTTCTCGGTTGTTTCGTTGGCTCTGTCATCGTTTGGCTTGCCTATTATTCACACTGGAAAGAAACAAAAGATCCTTCTACAATTTTATCCGTTTTTTCGACAGGACCTGCCATCCGTAGCTCAGGGGCAAATTTTATGAATGAAGTGATTGGCACCTGTGTCCTTGTTTTCGGTATAGGAGCGATTTTCGGCAAAGCGACAAACAATGGTGCGATTTCACCTGCTATGGGCCCATATTTTGTCGGTTTACTTGTTTGGGCTGTGATTCTTTCTTTAGGCGGGGCTACAGGTTGTGCAATCAATCCCGCACGTGATTTAGCTCCGCGCATAGCTCACTCTCTCCTGCCCATTTCAGGAAAAGGGAAATCAGATTGGGGATATGCATGGATTCCTGTTTTAGGTCCTCTCGTTGGTGGTATTTTTGGTGCTTTGCTTTGGAGAGCATTTTTGTAA
- a CDS encoding SOUL family heme-binding protein, with the protein MAKSEEAKYKVTVSDGAFEIREYAEMIVAQVETSGEQKDALQEGFFLLANYIFGNNTTQKKIPMTAPISRRSEKIPMTIPVIQKRSGEVNWQIEFIMPAFFNLENIPIPNNSRVQLIERDIQNFLVVRYKGRNTKKNIQIHLDKIILYAQEKNIKIKGPFFLAYYNPPWTLPFFRRNEIMFEII; encoded by the coding sequence ATGGCAAAAAGCGAAGAAGCAAAGTATAAAGTCACTGTCTCAGATGGTGCTTTTGAAATCCGCGAATATGCAGAAATGATCGTGGCACAAGTCGAAACTTCGGGTGAACAAAAAGATGCATTACAGGAAGGCTTTTTTCTTTTGGCAAATTATATTTTTGGAAACAATACGACCCAGAAAAAAATTCCAATGACAGCACCCATCAGCCGGCGCAGTGAAAAAATTCCAATGACCATTCCAGTCATCCAAAAAAGATCGGGTGAGGTCAATTGGCAAATTGAATTCATTATGCCCGCTTTTTTTAATTTAGAAAACATTCCAATTCCTAATAATTCAAGGGTTCAATTGATTGAAAGAGACATACAAAATTTTCTCGTTGTCAGATATAAAGGCAGAAATACTAAAAAAAATATACAAATTCATTTAGATAAAATTATATTATATGCGCAAGAAAAAAATATTAAAATAAAAGGGCCATTTTTCTTAGCATATTACAATCCTCCATGGACTCTTCCCTTTTTTCGCAGAAATGAAATCATGTTCGAAATTATATAG